The Verrucomicrobium spinosum DSM 4136 = JCM 18804 genome includes a region encoding these proteins:
- a CDS encoding PVC-type heme-binding CxxCH protein: protein MHLPRALYLPLIFASGWGAGIYGQESKDRLVRDTELLSAVQEQATFQVPSGFEVQLFADDAQLGGKPINLGFDRRGRLWVTSTLEYPYAVPKERWENGGVRAKGGRDTIRILEDLDGDGRADRSTVFANELNIPTGVLPYGKGCIAWSIPNIVHFEDTDEDGICDRRTILFGPLGYEKDTHGMISSLRLGLDGWVYATHGFSNTSHFKAKDGIPLDLNSGNVFRFNPDGSRVERWTTGQVNPFGLCWDSRGNLYSADCHSSPIYQLIPGASYPSFGRPHDGLGFAPVMCEHAHGSTGIAGVVYLDQNVWGPEWNDHMLVGNPVTSRVNQDLITFTGSTPKANERPDFLTSTDPWFRPVDLQLGPDRALYIADFYNRIIGHYEVPLDHPGRDRASGRIWRVVKKDATRALRQTALHQMTTEDVITRLGDASLTLRGLAVAELKERLSGPAASEAQQILERVAPENARQSASMVWLEAASRTRPSGVDPLEAIHRVRSLAEKNTFDWTQTDPHLLSVVLETVPYRDHAPEVGQLLDLRARLPEGDLRMQYAWRLAMQSVLRRQTTADWSSLAKGRLDEVVERELLLVVCAIPSPDSARWLLRRLQQFASPAYFQAVGGAGPLLAHVARQAGPELETELVELVEKCHPGDLDAQLELYAAITEGRKRAGQPAGRAVEKWAGSLQSALQSWLIQVKQPGWVRTGTGNNPWVLQQRSSEDGSEGAFLGSLPPGGEKLTGTLRSPDFDLPDQLEFWIAGHSGPTNQPPHGRNVVRLRDALSHEILATAWPPRQDRALPVAWTFSRQKEALKALGQALPRVYLELVDGDSGTAYAWLATGRFTPQPVAYPDDDAQTLNRRIASLAQLVRDFPTPHGVSQLQKVVAPTGSLAPATRALIAEALVTAQPSLQPLAALAREAELAPLVFSLLTQPSQTAALLDKAFKEQPYRTQVKLATAMAATPEQSSQLLKLAPPRVLADPVVTGKLQALNLADITRRLDEITRALPPVNAGLDEMLKSRLTAFTRERGNAAAGEQLFQTNCAVCHRIGVKGNLVGPQLDGIGARGAERLLEDILDPNRAVDPAFRMHFVKKRDGGVLGGLLRREQDDQLIFADAAGQEHAVKKADIAEDQESPYSLMPMGLNEVLAGQALNDLLEYLLARKS from the coding sequence ATGCACCTTCCTCGAGCACTCTACCTGCCCCTGATCTTCGCCAGTGGCTGGGGCGCAGGCATCTACGGCCAGGAATCCAAGGACCGTCTGGTCCGGGACACGGAGCTGCTCAGTGCAGTGCAGGAACAAGCCACCTTCCAGGTCCCGTCAGGATTTGAGGTGCAACTTTTCGCCGATGACGCCCAACTCGGCGGCAAACCGATCAATCTGGGATTTGACCGGCGCGGAAGACTCTGGGTCACAAGCACCCTGGAGTATCCCTATGCTGTGCCCAAAGAGAGATGGGAAAACGGGGGTGTGCGCGCAAAAGGAGGACGCGATACCATTCGCATCTTGGAAGACTTGGACGGTGACGGTCGCGCCGACCGCTCCACCGTCTTTGCCAATGAATTGAACATCCCCACCGGCGTGCTGCCCTACGGCAAAGGCTGCATCGCCTGGAGCATCCCTAACATCGTCCACTTCGAGGACACGGACGAAGACGGCATTTGTGACCGCCGCACCATTCTCTTTGGACCGCTGGGCTACGAGAAGGACACCCACGGGATGATCTCCAGCCTGCGCCTCGGGCTGGACGGCTGGGTCTATGCCACCCACGGCTTCTCCAACACCTCCCACTTCAAAGCGAAGGATGGCATCCCCCTGGATCTCAACAGCGGCAATGTCTTCCGGTTCAACCCCGATGGTTCGAGAGTGGAACGCTGGACCACCGGCCAGGTGAACCCTTTTGGCCTATGCTGGGACTCGCGAGGCAATCTCTATTCCGCCGACTGCCACAGTTCCCCCATCTACCAGCTCATTCCCGGGGCATCCTATCCCAGCTTCGGCCGCCCTCACGATGGCTTGGGCTTCGCTCCGGTCATGTGTGAGCATGCCCACGGCTCCACCGGCATCGCTGGCGTGGTGTACCTGGATCAAAATGTCTGGGGGCCTGAATGGAACGATCACATGCTGGTGGGAAATCCCGTCACCTCCAGGGTGAACCAGGACCTGATCACCTTCACGGGCAGCACGCCGAAGGCGAATGAGAGGCCGGATTTTCTCACCAGCACGGATCCGTGGTTCCGCCCGGTGGATCTGCAACTGGGCCCGGATCGCGCACTGTACATCGCGGACTTCTACAATCGCATCATCGGTCACTACGAGGTGCCGCTGGATCACCCAGGCCGGGACCGCGCCAGCGGACGCATCTGGCGGGTGGTGAAGAAGGATGCCACCCGTGCGTTGCGCCAGACCGCCCTGCACCAGATGACTACGGAAGACGTCATCACCAGACTCGGTGACGCCAGCCTCACCCTGCGGGGCCTGGCGGTGGCAGAGCTGAAAGAGCGGCTCAGCGGGCCTGCGGCAAGCGAGGCGCAACAGATACTGGAGAGAGTCGCCCCAGAGAATGCGCGGCAAAGCGCTTCAATGGTCTGGCTGGAGGCAGCCAGTAGGACAAGACCCTCCGGCGTCGATCCGCTGGAAGCGATTCATCGTGTTCGCTCGCTCGCGGAAAAGAACACGTTCGATTGGACCCAGACCGATCCACACCTCCTCTCTGTCGTTCTGGAAACTGTCCCGTATCGAGATCACGCGCCGGAGGTCGGACAACTCCTCGACCTTCGCGCCCGGTTGCCTGAAGGTGATCTGCGCATGCAATACGCCTGGCGACTGGCCATGCAAAGCGTGTTGCGACGTCAGACAACCGCCGACTGGAGCTCGCTCGCAAAGGGGCGGCTGGATGAGGTTGTCGAGCGGGAACTCTTGCTCGTCGTCTGCGCCATCCCCTCTCCTGACTCTGCGCGATGGTTGCTGCGGCGCCTGCAGCAGTTCGCCTCCCCTGCCTACTTCCAGGCTGTGGGTGGCGCGGGTCCTTTGTTGGCCCACGTCGCCAGACAGGCAGGTCCAGAGCTCGAGACCGAGTTGGTGGAGCTGGTGGAAAAATGCCACCCCGGCGATCTGGATGCCCAGTTGGAACTCTATGCCGCCATCACAGAGGGCAGAAAGCGGGCGGGGCAACCAGCTGGCCGCGCTGTGGAGAAATGGGCCGGAAGCCTGCAATCCGCCCTGCAGTCATGGCTCATTCAGGTGAAGCAACCGGGCTGGGTTCGCACGGGCACAGGAAACAACCCCTGGGTGCTCCAGCAGCGGTCCAGTGAGGACGGGAGTGAGGGCGCCTTTCTGGGCAGCCTGCCTCCCGGCGGTGAGAAGCTGACAGGCACTCTACGTTCTCCAGATTTTGACCTGCCGGATCAACTTGAATTCTGGATCGCCGGACACAGCGGCCCGACCAATCAACCACCTCACGGGCGAAACGTCGTAAGGTTGAGAGATGCGCTCAGCCATGAAATCCTGGCCACCGCCTGGCCGCCCCGTCAGGACCGGGCTCTCCCCGTGGCCTGGACGTTCTCCCGACAGAAAGAAGCTCTGAAAGCCTTGGGACAGGCCTTGCCTCGCGTTTACCTCGAACTCGTGGATGGCGACAGTGGCACCGCCTACGCCTGGCTCGCGACGGGACGCTTCACCCCGCAACCAGTGGCCTATCCCGATGACGATGCACAGACCTTGAACCGGCGCATCGCGTCCCTGGCTCAACTGGTGCGAGACTTCCCCACGCCGCACGGAGTGAGTCAGTTGCAGAAGGTGGTAGCCCCCACTGGGTCCCTTGCCCCTGCCACCCGGGCGCTCATTGCAGAAGCTCTCGTCACTGCCCAGCCCTCACTCCAGCCTCTCGCAGCACTGGCGCGGGAGGCGGAACTGGCACCGCTGGTCTTCAGCCTCCTCACGCAGCCGTCTCAGACGGCCGCACTCCTTGACAAGGCCTTCAAAGAACAGCCCTACCGCACCCAGGTGAAACTGGCGACCGCCATGGCCGCCACCCCGGAACAGAGCTCCCAACTGCTCAAACTGGCGCCCCCTCGCGTCCTGGCCGACCCCGTGGTCACTGGGAAACTGCAAGCGCTGAACCTGGCAGACATCACCCGCCGGTTGGATGAAATCACCCGCGCCCTGCCGCCAGTGAACGCCGGATTGGACGAAATGCTCAAAAGCCGCCTCACCGCGTTCACTCGTGAACGGGGCAACGCCGCGGCAGGCGAACAGTTGTTTCAAACAAACTGTGCCGTGTGCCATCGTATCGGGGTGAAGGGCAACCTGGTAGGCCCCCAACTCGACGGCATCGGTGCACGGGGTGCCGAGCGGTTGTTGGAGGACATTCTCGACCCCAACCGCGCCGTGGACCCGGCGTTCCGGATGCACTTTGTGAAGAAGCGCGACGGCGGTGTGCTGGGAGGCCTATTGCGACGGGAGCAGGATGACCAGCTCATCTTTGCCGATGCCGCCGGTCAGGAACATGCCGTAAAAAAGGCCGACATTGCCGAAGACCAGGAGTCACCATACTCCCTGATGCCCATGGGACTGAACGAAGTGCTGGCGGGGCAGGCGCTGAATGATCTGCTGGAATACCTCCTGGCCAGGAAATCGTAA
- a CDS encoding TatD family hydrolase: MLTDTHAHLASRQFANDLPEIIERARAAGVKRIICIGTTLEDSKRVLEIADMYPEVEATVGIHPCDADTVKGDGFVEELKDLARHPKVVGIGEIGLDYYHQPPEGFTLDSWKEQQAFVLERQLELAAGLKLNVVLHNRESFEDLVAQVLPWSDRLRGVFHCFTGGSEQALPLIERGHLVSFTGIVTFKNGQVIQECARAVPSGGFMLETDCPYLAPMPFRGKRNEPAYVANTAEFVASLRGVRLEDLVSETGATAAAFFRKPA; encoded by the coding sequence ATGCTCACCGATACCCATGCTCATCTTGCCAGCCGGCAGTTCGCCAATGATCTGCCTGAGATCATCGAGCGGGCCCGGGCGGCGGGGGTGAAGCGGATCATTTGCATCGGCACCACGCTGGAGGATTCCAAGCGGGTGCTGGAGATAGCCGACATGTATCCTGAGGTGGAGGCGACTGTGGGCATTCACCCCTGCGACGCGGACACTGTGAAGGGGGATGGCTTCGTGGAAGAGTTGAAGGATCTCGCGCGACACCCCAAAGTGGTCGGCATCGGGGAGATCGGCCTCGACTACTATCACCAGCCCCCGGAGGGCTTCACGCTGGATTCGTGGAAAGAACAGCAGGCGTTTGTCCTGGAGCGGCAGCTCGAGCTGGCGGCGGGGCTCAAGCTCAATGTGGTGCTTCACAATCGGGAGAGTTTTGAGGATCTAGTCGCGCAAGTTCTGCCGTGGTCAGACCGGCTGCGTGGGGTCTTTCATTGTTTCACAGGGGGCAGTGAGCAGGCGTTGCCCTTGATTGAGCGCGGGCACCTCGTGTCGTTCACCGGGATTGTCACCTTCAAGAACGGGCAGGTGATTCAGGAATGCGCCCGCGCGGTGCCGTCGGGCGGATTCATGCTGGAAACAGACTGCCCCTATCTGGCCCCCATGCCATTCCGTGGAAAACGCAATGAACCTGCGTATGTGGCGAATACGGCGGAGTTCGTGGCCTCATTGCGGGGAGTGAGATTGGAGGATCTGGTGAGTGAGACCGGGGCAACGGCGGCAGCATTCTTTCGGAAGCCGGCGTAG
- the lgt gene encoding prolipoprotein diacylglyceryl transferase, whose product MPATLAYYLHDLNPEVIRFSKSLAIHWYGLAYVLGFYCCYLVMVRLARRGYGQLKAEQVGDFITYAALFGVVAGGRLGYMLLYNFNEFIRSPLIIFKLWDGGMASHGGIAGLALFTLYWSWRHKISWTGLGDNLVVGAPLGILFGRMANFINGELYGRPTDVAWAMKFPTELHQMDVRPSDWGLQAAGDVFPQHSPDIIALVKQVPDGMQKLEAALHPVHPSQLYEGFAEGAFLFTVLFLVRTRVKNLPNGVLTGIFFILYAIARIVCENFREPDSSLIMGITKGQFYSTFMILIGVAFIAWAYLVNRKKMPT is encoded by the coding sequence ATGCCCGCCACGCTCGCCTACTACCTCCACGATCTCAATCCAGAAGTCATCCGCTTCAGCAAGAGCCTGGCGATCCATTGGTATGGGCTGGCGTACGTGTTGGGGTTCTACTGCTGTTACCTCGTGATGGTGCGACTGGCCCGCCGGGGCTATGGGCAGCTGAAGGCGGAGCAGGTGGGGGACTTCATCACCTACGCGGCGCTGTTTGGCGTGGTGGCCGGGGGAAGGCTTGGCTACATGCTGCTATACAACTTCAACGAGTTCATTCGTAGTCCGCTCATCATCTTCAAGCTCTGGGACGGCGGCATGGCCAGCCATGGCGGGATTGCGGGGCTGGCATTATTCACTCTCTACTGGTCGTGGCGACACAAGATCTCCTGGACAGGGCTGGGGGACAATCTCGTTGTGGGCGCGCCGCTGGGCATCCTGTTCGGCCGCATGGCGAACTTCATCAACGGCGAGCTCTACGGCCGGCCCACGGACGTAGCATGGGCCATGAAGTTCCCCACTGAGCTTCATCAGATGGATGTGCGCCCGTCCGACTGGGGCTTGCAGGCAGCCGGGGATGTGTTCCCCCAGCATAGCCCCGACATTATTGCCCTGGTGAAGCAGGTCCCCGATGGGATGCAAAAGCTGGAAGCCGCCCTGCACCCGGTCCATCCATCCCAGTTGTATGAAGGCTTCGCAGAGGGCGCTTTCCTCTTCACGGTGCTCTTCCTGGTCCGCACCCGGGTGAAGAACCTCCCCAATGGCGTCCTGACTGGCATCTTCTTCATCCTTTACGCCATCGCACGCATCGTCTGTGAAAACTTCCGTGAGCCTGATTCCAGCCTTATCATGGGCATCACCAAGGGGCAGTTCTACTCCACGTTCATGATCCTGATCGGGGTGGCGTTCATTGCCTGGGCCTATCTTGTGAACCGCAAAAAAATGCCCACCTAG
- a CDS encoding formylglycine-generating enzyme family protein: MVWIPGGEALMGDNVRREESPVHEIAVDGFWMDEHEVTNAQFEEFVKATGYVTTSERVPKVEDFPERLRPMIKPDQLKPGAVVFTPPAVAPPNLDNFLEWWRYIHGADWRHPEGPSSSIKERMNHPVVCVSWKDAEAYAKWAGKRLPTEAEWEYAARGGVGPTKRNTFTWGENGEQRVKMANTWTGSFPVEDRAVDGFKGTAPVKSFPPNEFGLYDMAGNVWEFVADWFHPDYFRNSPKLNPPGPSVGYDPNEPDLPKKVIKGGSFLCSPLYCTGYRPGSRMFNDPDSSADHTGFRCVKN; encoded by the coding sequence ATGGTCTGGATTCCTGGTGGAGAGGCTTTGATGGGCGACAACGTGCGGCGGGAGGAGAGTCCCGTGCATGAGATCGCCGTGGATGGATTCTGGATGGACGAGCATGAGGTGACCAACGCTCAGTTCGAGGAATTTGTGAAGGCCACGGGCTATGTCACGACTTCAGAACGAGTCCCGAAGGTGGAGGACTTTCCAGAACGGTTGCGGCCGATGATCAAGCCAGATCAACTCAAGCCGGGGGCGGTGGTTTTCACCCCGCCTGCGGTGGCTCCGCCCAATCTCGATAATTTCCTGGAATGGTGGCGCTATATTCATGGGGCCGACTGGCGTCATCCTGAGGGCCCCAGCTCCAGCATCAAGGAACGTATGAACCACCCGGTGGTCTGTGTGTCATGGAAGGATGCCGAGGCCTATGCCAAGTGGGCGGGCAAGCGCCTGCCGACGGAAGCCGAGTGGGAGTATGCAGCGCGTGGGGGTGTAGGGCCCACCAAGCGAAACACCTTTACTTGGGGGGAGAATGGTGAGCAGAGGGTGAAGATGGCCAATACTTGGACAGGGTCTTTTCCCGTGGAAGATCGCGCCGTGGATGGCTTCAAAGGCACCGCGCCGGTGAAGAGTTTCCCGCCCAATGAATTCGGGCTCTATGACATGGCAGGAAACGTCTGGGAGTTTGTCGCCGACTGGTTCCATCCCGACTACTTCCGCAACAGCCCAAAGCTCAACCCTCCCGGACCCAGCGTGGGGTACGATCCCAACGAGCCGGATCTCCCAAAGAAGGTGATCAAAGGCGGATCCTTCCTGTGCAGCCCTCTCTACTGCACCGGCTACCGGCCAGGGTCGAGGATGTTCAACGATCCGGACAGCAGTGCGGATCATACCGGCTTCCGGTGTGTGAAAAATTAG
- a CDS encoding DMT family transporter has protein sequence MLPAILTAILFAGSGICGQRAAVGLGALKANALRLLLATLVLGCLACWTGPVDLTTCTAQRLFYSGVVGFGVGDVALFLAYPRLGARLTLLLHLCSAPLFGTIGDIWLVGTFLTLHQALMGGVILCGVAFALSAGLRLPPALRGAGHRSAVRWGVLLALLAGCGQGFGAALSRLAQAEAVREGLVVTGIGQAFLRVLPGMGFALLTWCLSMKLPNWLGGRRGADDREFIPGANKVINRRAWLWLLVAATCGPIGGVSCFQWALGELRSGVVLSITATTPLLVMPLSYWLEQDRPGWRGVLGAIIAVAGVIGMVVAA, from the coding sequence ATGCTGCCCGCCATCCTCACTGCCATCTTGTTCGCAGGTTCAGGCATATGCGGGCAGAGGGCCGCAGTGGGCCTGGGGGCGCTGAAAGCCAACGCCCTGAGGCTGTTGCTGGCGACCCTGGTATTGGGATGTTTGGCGTGCTGGACTGGGCCGGTGGATCTCACTACGTGTACGGCGCAACGATTGTTCTACAGTGGCGTTGTAGGATTTGGGGTGGGGGATGTCGCGCTTTTTCTTGCCTATCCGAGACTGGGGGCGCGCCTTACCCTGCTCCTGCATTTGTGCAGTGCGCCATTGTTTGGTACCATAGGGGATATTTGGCTGGTTGGTACTTTTCTGACGCTGCATCAGGCCTTGATGGGCGGGGTTATTTTGTGCGGTGTGGCGTTTGCCCTGAGTGCGGGGCTGCGATTACCTCCTGCCTTGAGGGGTGCGGGGCATCGTTCGGCCGTTCGTTGGGGGGTGTTGTTGGCACTGCTGGCAGGTTGTGGGCAGGGCTTTGGGGCCGCATTAAGCCGCCTGGCGCAGGCAGAAGCGGTCCGCGAGGGATTGGTGGTCACCGGCATTGGGCAGGCTTTTTTGCGCGTGCTGCCCGGGATGGGCTTTGCGCTGCTGACCTGGTGTCTCTCGATGAAACTACCCAACTGGCTAGGTGGAAGGAGGGGCGCAGATGATCGAGAATTTATTCCAGGTGCAAACAAGGTTATAAATCGACGGGCATGGCTCTGGTTGCTTGTGGCCGCCACTTGCGGGCCTATTGGGGGCGTCAGTTGTTTTCAGTGGGCTCTGGGTGAGTTGCGCAGCGGGGTGGTGCTGTCCATCACTGCCACAACGCCGTTGCTGGTCATGCCACTTTCCTATTGGCTGGAACAGGATCGTCCTGGCTGGCGCGGCGTTCTTGGCGCGATTATCGCGGTGGCAGGCGTGATTGGCATGGTTGTGGCAGCGTGA
- a CDS encoding FAD-dependent oxidoreductase, with protein sequence MSSPSPRHYDVLILGGGFAGVYCAQRLVKRLEGTGKSVGVIARENHMVFQPMLPEVVGGSLAPRHVVNPIRLICDGADVFRGLVKLVNLPGKRLLLDGGVTAGTVEFTFDHIVFALGAEVDLTRIPGMSEHAYLVRNCGDAMKLRATIIGRMEEANLISDAATRRHLLSFIVVGGGYSGVETAGQMIDLLHSMCRFYEQVQPEDFSVTLVHSGEKVLPMLSAKLADYTSTQLQNMGVKILFKARVKAATARTVILDDGRKIDAYTVVCTVGNAPHPQILALGASGDLPLEKGHVVVEATGQVKGCTHVWAAGDCASFPKAGGGKCPETAQFAYRQGLLVGDNIAACLQGRSLAPFAFTGLGELASIGHRKAVAEIFGWHFSGIIAWFMWRTIYLMKLPGLDRKLRVMSEWTFDLFFPRDINLLTPQYSSPMEEMHLEAGDPLFHKGEPAFSFYAVKNGRVDITDESGEVVKSALAGDHFGERALLEDHIWRYTATAKEPSTLVAIDERTFQKLVSSIGSLSTLFRRTAETYDSAQEIEHVMAKLPQRARSGTAGDLMVRQLASLNEEDRLDKALDLFHRERHSTYPVLDAEGRVRGLLRRADCYEWLKHHAMDPGTLVKDLPIKRAMVIATHMPLPEVFELMIRTGASKAVVCDADQKLVGMLTLFDLLTAPTEAAPSPEELAAVPAM encoded by the coding sequence ATGAGTTCACCTTCCCCCCGGCACTATGACGTTCTAATCCTTGGCGGCGGATTCGCTGGTGTGTACTGCGCCCAGCGGTTGGTCAAAAGGTTAGAGGGGACCGGCAAATCGGTAGGAGTCATCGCACGGGAGAATCACATGGTCTTCCAGCCGATGCTGCCGGAGGTGGTGGGAGGCTCCCTGGCCCCCCGGCATGTCGTGAACCCCATCCGCCTCATCTGCGACGGCGCGGATGTCTTCCGGGGTCTGGTGAAATTGGTGAACCTGCCCGGAAAGCGGCTGCTGTTGGACGGTGGGGTGACCGCTGGCACGGTGGAGTTCACGTTCGATCACATTGTTTTTGCCCTGGGTGCGGAGGTGGATTTGACCCGCATCCCCGGGATGAGCGAGCACGCCTATCTGGTGCGGAACTGCGGCGATGCCATGAAGCTGCGGGCCACCATCATCGGCCGGATGGAGGAGGCCAACCTGATCTCCGATGCGGCTACTCGACGCCACTTGCTGAGCTTTATTGTGGTGGGCGGCGGTTACTCCGGGGTGGAAACGGCTGGCCAGATGATCGATCTGCTGCACTCCATGTGCCGCTTTTATGAGCAGGTGCAACCGGAGGACTTCAGTGTCACGCTGGTGCACAGCGGGGAGAAAGTGCTGCCCATGCTTTCGGCCAAGCTGGCGGACTACACTAGCACCCAGTTGCAGAACATGGGGGTGAAGATCCTCTTCAAAGCCCGGGTGAAGGCGGCCACCGCCCGCACGGTTATTCTGGATGACGGGCGGAAAATCGATGCCTACACGGTGGTCTGCACCGTGGGGAATGCTCCCCATCCGCAAATTTTGGCCCTCGGTGCGTCTGGGGACTTGCCGCTGGAAAAAGGGCATGTGGTGGTGGAGGCGACCGGCCAGGTGAAGGGCTGCACGCATGTCTGGGCAGCCGGGGATTGTGCCTCCTTCCCGAAAGCGGGGGGCGGCAAGTGCCCGGAGACGGCACAGTTTGCCTACCGTCAGGGCCTGTTGGTGGGGGACAACATCGCGGCCTGCTTGCAGGGGCGGTCACTTGCTCCGTTCGCATTTACGGGGCTGGGAGAGCTGGCCTCCATTGGTCACCGCAAGGCGGTGGCGGAGATCTTTGGCTGGCATTTTTCTGGAATCATCGCCTGGTTCATGTGGCGGACCATCTACTTGATGAAGCTCCCGGGACTGGACCGGAAGCTCAGGGTGATGTCTGAATGGACGTTCGATCTCTTTTTCCCGCGGGATATCAACCTCCTCACGCCTCAATACTCCTCGCCCATGGAGGAGATGCATCTGGAGGCCGGGGATCCGTTGTTTCATAAGGGAGAGCCTGCCTTCTCCTTCTACGCCGTGAAAAATGGGCGGGTGGACATCACTGACGAAAGCGGTGAGGTGGTGAAGTCGGCTCTGGCGGGCGATCACTTTGGCGAGCGGGCTCTGCTGGAGGACCATATCTGGCGGTACACTGCGACTGCCAAGGAACCTAGCACCCTGGTGGCCATCGATGAACGCACCTTCCAGAAGCTCGTCAGCTCGATCGGTTCCCTGAGCACTCTCTTCCGCCGCACAGCGGAGACCTATGACAGTGCGCAGGAGATTGAGCATGTGATGGCCAAACTGCCCCAGCGGGCCCGCAGCGGCACGGCAGGTGACCTGATGGTGCGCCAACTGGCCTCCCTGAATGAGGAAGATCGCCTGGACAAAGCGCTGGACCTTTTTCACCGGGAGCGGCACAGCACCTATCCGGTGCTGGATGCGGAAGGGCGGGTGCGTGGGCTGCTGCGTCGGGCCGACTGCTACGAATGGCTGAAACACCATGCCATGGACCCAGGCACGCTGGTGAAGGACCTGCCAATCAAGCGAGCCATGGTCATTGCCACCCACATGCCACTGCCGGAAGTGTTCGAGCTGATGATTCGCACGGGGGCGAGCAAGGCGGTGGTGTGTGATGCTGATCAGAAACTGGTGGGCATGCTCACCCTCTTTGACCTGCTCACCGCTCCGACCGAAGCTGCCCCATCCCCGGAAGAGCTGGCGGCCGTGCCTGCGATGTAG